A portion of the Streptomyces sp. YPW6 genome contains these proteins:
- a CDS encoding DNA polymerase ligase N-terminal domain-containing protein produces the protein MENDGTPRPHFVVQIHDARRLHFDFRLEVDGVLKSWAVPRGPSENPSDRRLAVPTEDHALEYREFEGVIPRGESGSGTVIVWDQGTYRPLGHDGQGGSVPFATSLELGHATFWLYGSKLHGEFALTRIKKGDEPDSGGHEAWLLIKANDRLAVRGRPGSPDPYHARSARTGRTLHQVAAAAAARGGGG, from the coding sequence GTGGAGAACGACGGCACACCGCGGCCGCACTTCGTCGTGCAGATCCATGACGCGCGACGACTGCACTTCGACTTCCGGCTGGAGGTCGACGGGGTACTGAAGTCCTGGGCGGTGCCCCGCGGGCCGTCCGAGAACCCCAGTGACCGCAGGCTCGCCGTGCCGACGGAGGACCACGCCCTGGAGTACCGCGAGTTCGAGGGGGTCATCCCCCGGGGCGAGTCCGGGAGCGGCACGGTCATCGTCTGGGACCAGGGGACCTACCGGCCGCTCGGACACGACGGGCAGGGCGGCTCCGTCCCCTTCGCCACGTCCCTGGAGCTGGGTCACGCGACGTTCTGGCTGTACGGGTCGAAGCTGCACGGCGAGTTCGCGCTCACCCGTATCAAGAAGGGCGACGAGCCGGACAGCGGCGGCCACGAGGCCTGGCTCCTGATCAAGGCCAACGACCGCCTCGCCGTCCGCGGCAGGCCCGGTTCCCCCGACCCGTACCACGCGCGGTCGGCCCGTACGGGACGGACGCTGCACCAGGTCGCCGCGGCGGCGGCCGCCCGGGGCGGCGGGGGCTGA
- a CDS encoding geranylgeranyl reductase family protein codes for MRELPPDPATTDAREASPAETDAQVIVVGAGPAGSSAAYHLARAGVDVILLEKARFPREKVCGDGLTPRAVHQLIRMGVDITGPGWTRSRGMRWVAGKHRVHIEWPSLGRYPDFGLSRSRHDFDDILARHAVAAGARLYTGWKAERPLTDRAGRVTGVAASCDAPDVPEPVGFHAPVVIAADGASARLALALGLERDPRRQIATAARRYYRSPERSREEYLELWADLRFPGGGPYLPGYGWIFPMGDGRVNVGLGALPHRRHGKADLRATLDQWLARTPEEWGLREENAQGPVRSAALPLGFNRHPLYARGLLLVGDSGGMVSPWNGEGIAQAMEAGEVAAETAALALAHPQGPRREQVLRGYPVEMNRRWGRYYRLGNAAADLVFSRSGFQPVLNRYVMGSPFLLDLLARLLTDLTDKPSRDVADHVLNTAFRLVPAPGPRARPGAWRPLGGRR; via the coding sequence ATGCGGGAACTGCCACCGGACCCGGCGACGACGGACGCACGGGAGGCGTCCCCCGCGGAGACCGACGCCCAGGTGATCGTCGTGGGGGCGGGCCCGGCCGGCTCCTCGGCCGCGTACCACCTGGCGCGGGCCGGGGTGGACGTGATCCTGCTGGAGAAGGCCCGCTTCCCCCGGGAGAAGGTGTGCGGCGACGGTCTCACCCCGCGCGCGGTGCATCAGCTCATCCGGATGGGAGTCGACATCACCGGACCGGGCTGGACGCGTTCGCGCGGGATGCGCTGGGTGGCGGGGAAGCACCGCGTGCACATCGAGTGGCCGTCGCTGGGCCGCTATCCGGACTTCGGGCTCTCCCGCAGCCGGCACGACTTCGACGACATCCTCGCCCGGCACGCCGTGGCGGCGGGGGCCCGGCTGTACACCGGCTGGAAGGCGGAGCGGCCGCTGACGGACCGGGCGGGCCGGGTCACCGGGGTCGCCGCGTCCTGCGACGCCCCGGACGTCCCGGAACCGGTCGGCTTCCACGCGCCGGTCGTCATCGCCGCCGACGGGGCTTCCGCACGCCTCGCCCTGGCGCTGGGCCTGGAGCGGGACCCGCGACGGCAGATCGCGACCGCCGCCCGACGCTACTACCGCAGCCCCGAACGCTCCCGGGAGGAGTACCTGGAGCTGTGGGCCGACCTCCGCTTCCCCGGCGGGGGCCCGTACCTCCCCGGCTACGGCTGGATCTTCCCGATGGGCGACGGCCGGGTCAACGTCGGCCTCGGGGCGCTCCCCCACCGGCGGCACGGCAAGGCGGACCTGCGCGCCACGCTCGACCAGTGGCTGGCCCGCACCCCCGAGGAATGGGGGCTGCGGGAGGAGAACGCGCAGGGCCCGGTGCGCAGCGCCGCCCTGCCCCTCGGGTTCAACCGCCATCCGCTGTACGCCCGGGGGCTGTTGCTGGTCGGCGACTCCGGCGGGATGGTCAGCCCCTGGAACGGCGAGGGCATCGCCCAGGCGATGGAGGCGGGCGAGGTGGCCGCCGAGACCGCGGCCCTCGCCCTGGCGCACCCTCAGGGGCCCCGCCGCGAGCAAGTGCTGCGTGGCTACCCGGTGGAGATGAACCGGCGCTGGGGCCGCTACTACCGGCTGGGCAACGCCGCCGCCGACCTGGTCTTCAGCCGTTCGGGCTTCCAGCCGGTGCTCAACCGGTACGTCATGGGCTCGCCGTTCCTCCTGGACCTGCTGGCCCGGCTGCTCACCGACCTGACGGACAAGCCCTCGCGCGATGTCGCCGACCATGTGCTGAACACGGCGTTCCGCCTCGTCCCGGCTCCGGGACCCCGTGCGCGGCCGGGGGCGTGGCGGCCCCTGGGCGGCAGGCGCTGA
- a CDS encoding serine/threonine-protein kinase, translated as MGEVWRATDEVLGRPVAVKLLLGDQADASSTARFRLEAQTAARLSHPHLVAVFDFGAWEDRFFLVMELVEGQSLGDLLASQERVHPELVARIAGQAAAGLAAAHRQGIVHRDIKPGNLMLDTDGSVKIGDFGIAQFVDDPSTALTTAGHIVGTSLYLAPERALGRTADSASDMYSLGCVVYQLLLGQPPFRSDTATATLYQHVDTPPVPLRERGVEISPAFDSYLLGLLAKQPEERPTAQQVSDWFRTDAWRGRPEPLPLQAPPSHRAVAPAAPRPSHPAPAAPPAPVGPATYRLPGPTGRRRQAPARSAPGRRRSTREAIRRRPRVASAIAGTATFLAAVYLGMVLFSPDSSSAGTPDQSPSSAPSAPSAPSQDAGDGTQQQGDQLPDGDQHNGRQQLDQRQGGESGEDGDRDEDQEDERDD; from the coding sequence ATGGGCGAGGTGTGGCGCGCCACGGACGAGGTGCTGGGGCGGCCCGTAGCCGTGAAGCTCCTGCTGGGTGACCAGGCCGACGCCTCGTCGACCGCCCGCTTCCGCCTGGAGGCCCAGACAGCGGCCCGGTTGAGCCACCCGCACCTGGTGGCGGTGTTCGACTTCGGCGCCTGGGAAGACCGGTTCTTCCTGGTGATGGAGCTGGTCGAGGGGCAGAGCCTCGGAGACCTGCTGGCCTCCCAGGAGCGCGTCCATCCCGAACTGGTCGCCCGGATCGCCGGGCAGGCGGCCGCCGGGCTGGCGGCCGCGCACCGCCAAGGCATCGTCCACCGCGACATCAAGCCGGGCAACCTGATGCTGGACACGGACGGATCGGTGAAGATCGGCGACTTCGGGATAGCCCAGTTCGTCGACGATCCCTCGACCGCGCTGACGACGGCGGGTCATATCGTGGGCACGAGCCTCTACTTGGCGCCCGAGCGCGCGCTGGGACGTACCGCCGACTCCGCGTCCGACATGTACTCCCTGGGCTGCGTCGTCTATCAACTGCTGCTCGGACAGCCCCCGTTCCGCTCCGACACGGCGACCGCGACGCTGTACCAGCACGTCGACACCCCGCCGGTCCCACTGCGGGAGCGTGGCGTGGAGATCTCCCCCGCCTTCGACTCCTATCTGCTCGGGCTGCTGGCCAAACAGCCGGAGGAGCGGCCCACCGCGCAACAGGTTTCTGACTGGTTCCGCACCGACGCCTGGCGCGGCCGGCCGGAACCCCTCCCCCTGCAGGCACCGCCGTCGCACCGTGCCGTCGCCCCCGCAGCCCCGCGGCCGTCGCACCCTGCCCCGGCCGCGCCACCCGCGCCGGTCGGCCCGGCGACCTACCGGCTCCCGGGACCCACGGGGCGCAGACGGCAGGCGCCGGCCCGTTCGGCTCCGGGACGTCGGCGCAGTACCCGCGAGGCGATCCGGCGGCGCCCCAGGGTGGCGAGCGCCATCGCGGGCACGGCGACGTTCCTGGCCGCCGTGTATCTGGGGATGGTCCTGTTCTCCCCGGACTCCAGCTCCGCCGGCACCCCGGACCAGAGCCCGTCCTCGGCGCCCTCGGCCCCTTCGGCTCCCTCACAGGACGCCGGCGACGGCACTCAGCAGCAGGGCGATCAGCTGCCGGACGGTGATCAGCACAACGGCCGGCAGCAGCTCGACCAGCGGCAGGGCGGGGAGAGCGGCGAGGACGGGGACCGGGACGAGGACCAGGAGGACGAGCGGGACGACTGA
- a CDS encoding hemolysin family protein: MSFPMALFVTVLLLIGSGFFVAAEFALVAAKRHRMEQAVARGQRGAKAALAGMRELSLMLAGAQLGITICTLGLGSVSKPAISHELDPLLEKLGLPAAVSYGIAFALAMIVVVFLHMVVGEMAPKSWAIAHPERSAMLLSPAFRALVKAVRPLIRLLNAVSNALVRLCRVTPRDELTSVHNRDQLTHLIEESERLGLISQGDSGLMTRTLTEPQSPVSALQIPAERIVTVPADAGLDEVLATAAEADRTRLLVRDGERVLGSVHARDALVARAGGRAVRARDLARPLPELAPQETAAHAVEQLRERRATIAIVRDADGSLTGLVSLDDLLTRLLHPRTPPGAAS, translated from the coding sequence ATGAGCTTTCCGATGGCGCTCTTCGTGACCGTCCTGCTCCTGATCGGCAGCGGCTTCTTCGTCGCCGCCGAGTTCGCCCTGGTCGCCGCCAAGCGCCACCGCATGGAGCAGGCCGTGGCCCGCGGGCAGCGCGGGGCGAAGGCGGCGCTCGCCGGGATGCGCGAGCTGTCGCTGATGCTCGCGGGCGCCCAGCTCGGCATCACCATCTGCACGCTGGGCCTCGGATCCGTCTCCAAGCCCGCCATCTCGCACGAGCTGGACCCGCTGCTGGAGAAGCTCGGGCTGCCCGCCGCCGTCAGCTACGGCATCGCCTTCGCGCTGGCCATGATCGTCGTCGTCTTCCTGCACATGGTGGTCGGGGAGATGGCCCCGAAGTCCTGGGCCATCGCCCACCCCGAGCGCTCGGCGATGCTGCTGAGCCCGGCCTTCCGGGCCCTGGTCAAGGCCGTACGGCCGCTGATCCGGCTGCTGAACGCGGTCAGCAACGCGCTGGTACGGCTGTGCCGGGTCACCCCGCGCGACGAGCTGACCTCGGTGCACAATCGTGACCAGCTGACCCACCTCATCGAGGAGTCCGAACGCCTCGGGCTCATCAGCCAGGGCGACTCCGGCCTGATGACCCGGACCCTGACCGAACCCCAGTCCCCGGTCTCCGCCCTCCAGATCCCCGCCGAGCGGATCGTGACCGTCCCCGCCGACGCCGGACTCGACGAGGTCCTGGCCACCGCGGCCGAGGCCGACCGGACCCGCCTGCTGGTACGGGACGGGGAGCGGGTCCTCGGATCGGTGCACGCCCGCGACGCCCTGGTCGCCCGAGCCGGGGGCCGGGCGGTCCGCGCCCGCGACCTGGCACGCCCGCTCCCCGAGCTGGCCCCGCAGGAGACCGCCGCCCACGCCGTGGAGCAGCTGCGTGAGCGGCGTGCCACGATCGCGATCGTGCGCGACGCGGACGGCAGCCTCACCGGACTGGTCAGCCTGGACGACCTGCTCACCAGGCTGCTGCACCCGCGGACGCCCCCCGGGGCCGCGTCCTAG
- a CDS encoding family 16 glycosylhydrolase, producing MTVHPTHSTARSVSRRRRVALHAASLLCCSAILAALPGGASAAPAADFPAPGPGTMAVAFEDQFDGPAGAAVDGGKWRTETGDNVNNHERQYYTPGNGNAALDGRGNLVITARKENPGNYRCWYGTCEYTSSRLNTSGTFAAAYGHVEARIKIPRGQGIWPAFWMLGDDFGNVGWPNSGEIDIMENVGFEPGTVHGTLHGPGYSGSGGIGAAYTLPGGQAFADDFHTFSVDWAPDSITWSVDGQVFQRRTPADLGGNPWVFNKPFFLILNLAVGGYWPGDPDGSTRFPQQMVIDYVRVTTS from the coding sequence ATGACCGTGCACCCCACGCACTCCACGGCGCGCAGCGTCTCCCGGCGCCGCCGCGTCGCCCTCCACGCGGCCTCTCTGCTCTGTTGCTCCGCCATCCTCGCCGCACTCCCCGGTGGAGCGTCCGCCGCACCCGCCGCGGACTTTCCGGCTCCCGGACCGGGGACCATGGCCGTCGCCTTCGAGGACCAGTTCGACGGGCCGGCCGGTGCCGCTGTGGACGGCGGCAAGTGGCGGACCGAGACCGGCGACAACGTCAACAACCACGAGCGGCAGTACTACACCCCGGGCAACGGCAACGCCGCTCTCGACGGCCGGGGCAACCTCGTGATCACCGCCCGCAAGGAGAACCCGGGCAACTACCGCTGCTGGTACGGGACCTGCGAGTACACCTCGTCCCGGCTCAACACCTCCGGCACGTTCGCCGCCGCCTACGGCCATGTCGAGGCCCGGATCAAGATCCCGCGCGGCCAGGGCATCTGGCCCGCGTTCTGGATGCTGGGCGACGACTTCGGCAACGTCGGCTGGCCGAACAGCGGCGAGATCGACATCATGGAGAACGTCGGCTTCGAGCCCGGCACGGTCCACGGCACCCTGCACGGGCCCGGCTACTCCGGTTCGGGCGGCATCGGCGCCGCGTACACCCTCCCCGGCGGGCAGGCGTTCGCCGACGACTTCCACACCTTCTCCGTGGACTGGGCGCCCGACTCCATCACCTGGTCCGTCGACGGCCAGGTCTTCCAGCGGCGCACCCCCGCCGACCTGGGCGGCAACCCGTGGGTGTTCAACAAGCCCTTCTTCCTCATCCTGAACCTCGCGGTCGGCGGCTACTGGCCGGGCGACCCCGACGGCTCGACCCGGTTCCCGCAGCAGATGGTCATCGACTACGTCCGGGTGACGACCTCGTGA
- a CDS encoding aldo/keto reductase translates to MIPMEQRTLGRTGRDVSVVGQGTWQLGGDWGEVAEHDAFAVLDAAVASGVTFFDTADVYGDGRSEQLIGRYLQSRPDADVFVATKMGRRADQVPENYVLDNFRAWNDRSRANLGTDTLDLVQLHCPPTSVYSSDAVYDALDTLVAEQRIAAYAVSVETCAEALTAIARPGVASVQIILNPFRLKPLDDVLPAAVAAGVGIIARVPLASGLLSGKYTKDTVFGPEDHRTYNRHGEAFDRGETFSGIDYATGVTAAAEFAELAPEGATSAQTALRWIIQQPGVTSVIPGARSVEQARANAAAAALPPLPQSTLDSVRELYDRSIRAEVHGHW, encoded by the coding sequence ATGATCCCCATGGAACAGCGCACACTCGGCAGGACCGGCCGTGACGTCTCGGTCGTCGGACAGGGCACCTGGCAGCTCGGCGGTGACTGGGGAGAGGTCGCGGAGCACGACGCGTTCGCCGTCCTCGACGCGGCCGTCGCATCCGGCGTCACCTTCTTCGACACCGCGGACGTGTACGGCGACGGCCGCAGCGAACAGCTCATCGGCCGGTACCTCCAGAGCCGCCCCGACGCGGACGTCTTCGTCGCCACCAAGATGGGCCGCCGCGCCGACCAGGTGCCGGAGAACTACGTCCTGGACAACTTCCGCGCCTGGAACGACCGTTCCCGGGCCAACCTGGGCACCGACACGCTCGACCTCGTACAACTGCACTGCCCGCCCACGAGCGTCTACTCCTCCGACGCGGTCTACGACGCCCTGGACACCCTGGTGGCCGAGCAGCGGATCGCCGCCTACGCGGTGAGCGTCGAGACCTGCGCCGAGGCGCTGACCGCCATCGCGCGCCCCGGCGTCGCGAGCGTGCAGATCATCCTCAACCCGTTCCGTCTCAAGCCGCTCGACGATGTCCTCCCGGCGGCCGTCGCCGCAGGCGTCGGCATCATCGCCCGGGTCCCGCTCGCCTCCGGACTGCTCTCCGGGAAGTACACCAAGGACACCGTCTTCGGCCCCGAGGACCACCGGACGTACAACCGCCACGGCGAGGCGTTCGACCGGGGCGAGACGTTCTCCGGCATCGACTACGCCACCGGCGTCACCGCGGCCGCCGAGTTCGCCGAGCTGGCCCCGGAGGGCGCCACCTCCGCGCAGACCGCGCTGCGCTGGATCATCCAGCAACCGGGCGTCACCAGCGTGATCCCCGGGGCGCGCTCCGTGGAACAGGCCCGCGCCAACGCGGCGGCCGCCGCCCTGCCGCCGCTGCCGCAGAGCACGCTGGACTCCGTGCGCGAGCTGTACGACCGGTCGATCCGGGCAGAGGTCCACGGCCACTGGTGA